The sequence caattagtcttttaaaataataaacttggattagctaacacaacatgccactgGAACACAGGAATCATGGTTGCtgatcatttacaacattaacaatgtttacactgtatttctgatcaactttatgttattttaatggacaaaatggaaaaaaacaaggacatttctaagtgaccccacacttttgaacggtagtgtacgtgcaattcaaaatgtattttcccgtTAAATTCCTATATGCCGAATGAAACatagttaaatgggtttccatcgcattttcatcCCTACTGATGgtgttgtcacaaaaactgttgcctATATAGGCCCATAGAAAATGTTTCCACGTTGGTATAGGCgcatgcgctctagccaacagctggtaGATAACAGTGCTTGTAGGCTACctacattatgagattattatgTTTAAGAGCGATATTATtgttatttgtcaaacggcagccaagcatcgatcatcgtgtcaccagaataagaccctggatatttattggaaaggagcatcaagctcatcaccttgtaCTTTCAcctccctgtgaagttcatcacaacttgtttcatctgtagcctaataaactgcaggctttcccgagtcgtagtgggaggaggagccaAGTcgtcccgagtcgtagtgggaggactacacaacatatcatcgcgtgactccaaatgTCCTTCCATATGAGGGTTATTATaacaatatttgcgcataaaggcatTCGAACCGTTATTTCTCGCATAGTGAATTTTagcgacacaaaaagatcccaccatgtcgaacgaacaaattgTCTGTCGGCATTTATGAAATTGTACCGGCATTTCATGTTTCCATCAGCCTGGTCGTGACTTTTTCCATGTGTCAGGTAATTTATTCGCATGAaatggatggaaacgtggttagcgATATGCGGTTGTCTCACTTAgttaccttaagatgaatgcacaacaatgcactaactgtaagtcgctctggatacgagcatctgctaaattacacaaatgtaaaaaaacaaacaaaaaaacacacaaaaaacactaAAGAAAACACTGAATATACACATTATCTGTAAATGAAAGGCATCAAGTGAACAATGTGGATATTGGAGCTTTTCGATGCACCGTTGTTTCATCCGGTATATAGCCTCGTCTCCATAGGAATGCACAGTGCTTTAACGGAACATCACGTTGATAACGATCTAAgtcacagagggagagaagaaaacCTCAAGAGAGCGTGTtatgaagaggaggtggagagaaaaGGCTCTTTATTCAGCTTAAAGGTCTTTTCACTCTTTTTTTTCTGCTTCCCCATCCCTCTTTTGAATAAGCCTCTTGTGTTTTTTAATTGGCTGGAATTAATCTTAGGGATGTAGATGCCCGATTTGCATTCATTAAAAGTCAACTGAAGAAGTCAAGCTTGATTCTAATCAAATTTGCTTAATTATGCTTAGCTTTCAGCATCTcccaggagagaagagagagaactgaACTTCACTTTTGTCTTTGGAAACTCCTGCTCTATCTCCTGCTGAGATGGCTTTTTACCAGCAAatagacattttaaatgtcaggactcactaaaagacatggagagggaGAATTGCCACCTATTGGAGGAAAAAGTCTATGCCACCGGTCTGAAACCTGTGGCCCACGGGCCAGATGCGGCTTTGTCGCCGGTTAATAGCGGCAAATTGATTTACACACATAATATCAGAAGTGTACTTCAATGTCAAATGAGCATCATCCAGCCAGTAATAAACCTGAAAGCGCCAAATTCCACCCAAAACATATTTGAAAAGCTGAAGGCCACTGTGTGAGGGCTCTCTGTCGCTGCTGAAGAATGGTGTAgtgaccatagaaatataatgactaGAACTGACATTCCCATTCTATTTCTGTAATAGATAATTCTATATCTATGGTGGTGACATCCTGTGTCTGTTAGTCAGTGTGCTGTCTGTACCACTCTACCCTGCAGGGGTAGATACTCAGGACAACCACATCAGACTGATGAGGCATAAATACCACTCTATCCATTCTCATTAAGTAAATAACAACATATTTAACGCTTCATCTCTATCAAGAGGCCTCGGGTCAGTGGGTGAggaagagcaagagaaagagagagaggtagtaaagagagagacagagaccaagataaagagagagaaagagagagacggagatagagagagatagtaaagagagagacagagataaagagagagacggagatagagagagagatagtaaagagagagaaagagacagagataaagagagagagattttgaaATCTGTCCCAACCACTCTCAGCCATAATCCTAACAGACAAGCCTTTCCGTCAGGAGCTGAATCAGCCATTAGGACCCAAATCAACAAAGAGTTCCAGAATGCTCCCGTGTCATCGATGATAATGGAAATTGATTATGCGTATGGAAATGAGCTGTAGTCCGCGGCAACGTGACCTTCAGCGGTGCTAATTGAAACAAGTGTGGAGCCTCAGCGTCAGTTATCAGGCCTAACAGCACACCATAAATCATCATGAAGACCCCTGTCACAACACGACCCATTAGAACGGatgtgttgtttctctctccctgtatcagacCAGTCTGAACATGTCCGTTGGTTAGATCCCTGGGTTAATAGGACCAGATTACGCTTTAGAAACGGATGAACAGTCACAGTTCAGAATCATGTAGgtgtggagatggagagacagagggagagagagagagagagagagagagagaaagagggagagagagagagggggggagggagagagagagagagaaagaaagagagggaatgagagagtgagaaggaaagaaagagagagagcgagagaaagaaagagagggaatgagagagtgagaaggaaagaaagaaagaaaagagagagagagggagtgagagagagagagagatttaaagaaaattagggaaagagagagagaaagaaggagggagtgagagagagagagaaagaaagaaagacagggaATGAGAAagtgagaaggaaagaaagagagagagagagagagagaaatagagagagagatttaaagaaaatgagggagagagagaaagagagagggggagggagagagagagagagagagagagagctgatgtGGTGATGACAGGGATTGAtttagttagagttagaggtaaGGAGGTAACAAACGGTGCCAGTGGCACAGAACAGGTTGAAGGAAAAGAAGAGATTAATGAGCCAAATACACCTGATCTGTCGAAAGTAGCATACTTGTTTTTCTTAGTTGAGTTGACTCAATTTGACCTTGTGCATCCAACAAAAAACAAACAGTGTTGAGTGAATGAGAAAAATAGCCAACACTGAGAAAAAAAAGGAGCTGTTTAGAAGCTAAAAggattcttcagctgtccccatagcagaGCCCTGTGAATAAACCGTTTTGGTTccattcttcagctgtccccatagcagaGCCCTGTGAATAAACCGTTTTGGTTccattcttcagctgtccccatagcagaGCCCTGTGAATAAACCGTTTTGGTTccattcttcagctgtccccatagcagaGCCCTGTGAATAACACGTTTTGGTTccattcttcagctgtccccatagcagaGCCCTGTGAATAACCcgttttggtttcaggtagaaccctttccacagagggtgcTACATGAACcccgaaagggttctacctggaaccaaaaaagggttctacctggaaccaaaatgggttctcctatggggacagcctaagaacccttttggaacccttttttctaagagtgtacatatCAAGTCAACTGACAGAGAGGCAAAGTTAGGTGTAGTTAGTAGATTGTAGATGTTCCTAGTGAAGAAGCAGCTCACTGGTCAGTCAGTGAGAGACAGGAGTAAACTGATAATAAAGTTGAAATGAAGTATGAGAGGTCAATAGAATCGCCACATAAAAAGATGAAGAGTCATTGAAAAAGTATAAAGTCAATCTCATTGTGGAAGATTGAATTAACATAAATTGTTGACGACTAGAGGTTATTATTGAGAATACATTTATGAACCAAACAATATGCAATAGCCACTGATTAAGAGCAGATGTTGTCCACCTGTTAAACACAGGATCCGAGTGCAATTCACTGCGTCAATGAGTCGTTCCAATAATCTAATCAAGgggaatataatatatataatcatATCCATCATTACATAGTTGAACACACAAAATTCTAATTTGATAAAGGATATTTCATTATAAGTGTAAAAACACAAGGGAGTTTACCCGTCGAGGCCTCTGTGAAGGTTGCTGCTATCACTGATCACTGGCCTCGTGGATCCTTATTCAATTAACAACACTCTAATGAACGCAATTAATGAATGAATAAATGCAGGAGTAATAGAGGCGCTATATGTTAAGCATCTAGGTAGACAGAGGAATACCTCATTATGGATCTAATCCTATTGGAACCTGttcaaaaaaacaacaaagtcaCTTAAAGACGTTGGGAAGTTGTTCAACATATTCTAATCGCAATTAATCCATTCTCTTCTCTAATGAGCTTTAACGACGCTCTTAATTGTTTATTATCCAATATGCCAGTTATGAATTTTAAAGGAATTAAACAAGCAGAAGAGTTTTACACTGTTATTAATCAGTATTTGTATTGGCAAGGTCAACATGAAAGAGTCCCTGAAGAGCAGGATGTTTAGCTGGATCTAGACGAGGCTCCTTAGATAACCACTAGACACGTGATGTGGATCAGCCTACTGGGTGTTGAACTAGACACGTGATGTGGATCAGCCTACTGGGTGTTGAACTAGACACGTGATGTGGATCAGCCTACTGGGTGTTGAACTAGACACGTGATGTGGATCAGCCTACTGGGTGTTGAACTAGACACGTGATGTGGATCAGCCTACTGGGTGTTGAACTAGACACGTGATGTGGATCAGCCTACTGGGTGTTGAACTAGACACGTGATGTGGATCAGCCTACTGGGTGTTGAAAGTACAaaagacagaaacagaaacacagcaataaagaaacgtcctctcactgtcaactgcatttattttcagcaaacttaacacgtgtaattatttgtatgaacataacaagattcaacacatgagacataaactgaacaagttccacagacatgtgactcacagaaattgaataatgtgtccctgaacaaaggtggggtcaaaatcaaaagtaacagtcagtatctggtgtggccaccagctgcattaagtactgcagtgcatctcctcctcatggactgcaccagatttgtcagtttttgctgtgagatgttaccccactcctccacccaggcacctgcaagttcccggacatttctgggggggaatggccctcaccctctgatccaacaggtcccagacgtgctcaatgggattgagatccgggctcttcgctggccatggcagaacactgacattcctgtcttgcagaaatCACGCACAGAGCGAGGagaatggctggtggcattgtcatgctggagggtcgtgtcaggatgagcctgcaggaagggtaccacatgagggagaaggatgtcttctctgtaacgcacagcgttgagattgcctgcaatgacaacaagttcagtcctatgatgctgtgacacaccgccccagaccatgacggaccctccacctccaaatcgatcccgctccagagtacaggcctcagtgtaacgctcattccttcgacgataaacgcgaatccgaccatcacccctggtgagacaaaaccgcgactcgtcagtgaagagcactttttgccagtcctgccttacaacaggcctacaaggcctcagtccagcctctctcagcctattgcagacagtctgagctctgatggagggattgtgcgttcctggtgtaactcgggcagttgttgttgccatcctgtacctgtcccgcaggtgtgatgttcggatgtaccgatcctgtgcaggtgttgttacacgtggtctgcaactgcgaggacaatcagctgtccgtcctgtctccctgtagcactgtcttaggcgtctcacagtacggacattgcaatttattgccctggccacatctgcagtcctcatgcctccttgcagcatgcctaaggcacgttcacgcagatgagcagggaccctgggcatctttcttttggtgtttttcagagtcagaagaaaggcctctttagtgtcctaagttttcataattgtgaccttaagctgttagtgtcttaacgaccattccacaggtgcatgttcattaattgtttatggttcattgaacaagcatgggaaaccctttacaatgaagatctgtgacgttatttggatttttacgaattatctttgaaagacagcgtCCTGAAAAAGGGGACGtttcattttttgctgagtttatgtcttAATGCTGTAAAATCATGTTATATTATAGAAAGGTAAAGGAATAGCTGGTTAGATATTTTCACGTATGGTGACGATGTTGAAAGTCCTATTGTTTTTCTTCAAGGGGGTAGCCTAATGTACAGTAGAATTCACAGCCACAGGAGTACTATAGCAACGAGTGTAAGTACATCTTTGTTGCCATGCCGAAACACTAATGAAATCTTTCCAGCAGTCATATTAAAGGCAACAGATGCATTAAGGCAGAAATAATCATTCATCTGCAGAGCAATTAGTGGGACTGTCAGAGCGAGTGTTGCCTGTTGAAATTACCCAACACAATGTCATTCATTATAACATTTAATGTTCCACACGATCGGTCATGTCATAAGAGTATAACCATACGAAATGCACTGAATGTCACTGATGTAAGTATACATTCAATTTACAGTGAAATGAATGAGCTGAAACACAGATATACCGTTCAATCACCACAAAGAGAAGAGGTGTGGATCTGCAAGGATAAGCATTGTGAGGTTGTGCTGATCTTTGACGCCCCCTGATCTCAGTAGCTGTGATTTGTATTAGTAAGATGAATCATTTCACAGAAGAAGACAACGCGATAAGACATCTGGTGCTTACAAAGGGCCAGAGAAGAAGATGAACAGAGTATCCAGATGAAACAGGGAGATCAAACACACTGGGGCCAGAGGACACTGAACACAAAGCCTGCCATTCAAAGCCTCTGTCTGGGCTGCCTCTCTATCTCCTGAGGGGCTCAGACGTTAGGAGGGGAAGACATAAATGCTGACACAGAAACCTCCCGCTCTGCATCTGAGGAGGGTCTTAGGCTGTCAGAGGGTGCTTAGGAGAGCGCTAGTCTGGATGAAGAAACCACGCACTGTGCATTATCACTTCAGGCTTCAGGAGGGAACCAGCcaatgatagtgtgtgtgtgtgtgtgtgtgtgtgtgtgtgtgtgtgtgtgtgtgtgtgcgtgcgtgcgtgcgtgcgtgcgtgcgtgcgtgcgtgcgtgcgtgcgtgcgtgcgtgcgtgcgtgcgtgcgtgcgtgtgtgtgtgtgtgtgtgtagaagttCTCTTGTCTGATGAGGTTTATCTCAGGATGAATGAGTAATGTGTCTACGGTGCATGTTCCTCTTCTTCACAGGAACAACTGTCACGGAGATGGCAAAGGTTTGATCTTTATGCGGATAGTGGAGAAGAAACGCTAGCTTCTGTTCAATACCCTCTGACATGTCTCTGGGAGGGTGAGTACAGGGAGGCGATCAAAGTACAAGTCAAGTGTCAGGAGTATTTTTGTTGACGATGTTCATTAATAGAGGCCACTCAAAACCTCTCTTTGATCACTTTCTGCTGACGAGGACAGTATCCATCAAATGGATTAAATGAAATGAGAGCCAGTGAAGAAATACAATTACTTAAGTTATGCAATTGAGTGCATGTTTTGTTATTGTGGAAATTACCTGTATAACCAGCCACAATAACGAGAACCTTTACTGACCATTGATAGTGACATAGCGACCTCGTGTGGCAATTTTCATTCAGTGCATATCGAGATTTGCGTGTCAAAAACAACAATCTCGAGCAACTTTGGACGAACTCGCCCACCGTACTCGATACCCTTTCCCCTCTCATCTCCCTATgatgtttttctttttctttctaaCTTTTAGCTACTATAGCTAAGTTTGGACCTTCATTTTGCAGTGCCTTTACACAGGCAGTCGTTCTATTTTTTTCGTTTTCCATCATGTTCACGACCACCGGTTCCCGAGGGCTCGGTAAGTACCAGACTAGTTGATTCGTGTACGAGTGCTTTCTCTCGGTCCTGTCTCGCAGCTTTGCACTGTCATTCATTCTAGATGAATCTAAGTATTTGGACGGGTCACATCGTCGTTTCAACGCGTACAATCGACGATTCGAGCCTATGCCATTTTTGTCATAATGTCTAGTATTGCGTGATATCGCTCGATGTTTCATTTCATAAACGACGCTTAATGCTGGCTCAGTACGGTAGTGACAGAACGGTGCATGCGGTTGCCCCGCCCACATTTTCCATACAGTATTTAACGTCACCAGGAACAAGTACTCTGTTGTAAATTCTAATAGAGTATCAAATTGATTGTGCCATACAGGTAggtgattgattggttggttgccTCCCCCCACAGATAAGGCCCCCCTGTCTAAAGGTCTCCTCCTGGTCCTCAGTGGTCTGACTGTCGTGCTAACCCTCCTGCCACAGTACCATCACCTGTTCACCTACAGCCTGCAGTCCATCACGCAGCAGCACCAGGTAGTGGAAGAGAGCGAGTCTCGTAAACCCCTCCTATCTCCTCCTGTGTATCATATTGCCAAAGACAGTACAATATGAAGATgggcagaaactgcttctccaatagaaatccccgatcacGCTTGTAGCCGACCTTTGGCTAGCTAAACTTATGCCCAGAAACACGTAATCTGCTTTTAATGGTCGTCGCgccgaactgcgcatgtgcaggccgtcaaatcaaaggcactccttcgatataaagttgtttttgataaaaatgtcaatttgtcacTTTCACGGGGTTTTAGTAATGTCAGTTTCAGCTTCCTAAGACATTTGCTCAAATCTCGGTTTTGCATTTTAGATTTCtagaaaattaacaactaaggTCACATTTTTCGATCTGGTCTGCCAAGTCTGTTTCTcaagcgttcccggaagtctTGTGATGTTgcacctctgggtttagaaactctgtgatgtgtgtctgtactgtgtaACAACCCTGACTCCTCCTCTATAAGGTATGGCGGTTAGTGTGTGGCAGACTGATCTGTCTGGACCTAAAGGACACCTTCTGCAACAGTCTGCTCATCTACAACTTCCGCATCTTGGAGAGACGGTTCGGCAGCAGAAAGTTTGCTGTAAGTTCATTTCAGCCTAGCTTGTAAACCTATGTTAGACTCACTGGGCGCGTTCCAGCTGGTCTTTATTGCAGTCGTGCTGCACAGATGATCAGTTGTTTAATCAAattatgatgatgatgtggtGGTGATTATGATATGTTATGATGTCATTGTTTCATACTATAACATCCAGGTTCTTCCTGTAGTCCTAACTGTAACATCCTGGCTCTTCCTGTAGTCCTAACTGTAACATCCTGGCTCTTCCTGTAGTCCTAACTGTAACATCCTGGCTCTTCCTGTAGTCCTAACTGTAACATCCAGGTTCTTCCTGTAGTCCTAACTGTAACATCCAGGTTCTTCCTGTAGTCCTAACTGTAACATCCAGGTTCTTCCTGTAGTCCTAACTGTAACATCCAGGTTCTTCCTGTAGGCCTAACTATAACATCCTGGCTCTTCCTGTAGTCCTAACTGTAACATCCTGGCTCTTCCTGTAGTCCTTCCTGTTTGGGACGTGGGTACTCACTGCACTGGTGGACTTCCTGCTGGCCGAAGCATTTCACTACCTGTTTGACTACCAGGTGGCTGAGCTGCCTGCCGGACTGTGAGTACCTCTACCTGTACACCTGTCTTTCACAGCCGGACTGTGAGTACCTCTACCTTTACACCTGTCCTTCACAGCTGGACCTCTAACTGGGCTTCACACCTTTCCTTCACACCTGGGTTTCACAGCTGGTTCTCTAACTGGGCTTCACACCTTTCCTTCACACATGGGTTTTACACCTGTCCTTCACAGCTGGACCTCTAACTGGGCTTCACACCTTTCCTTCACACATGGGTTTTACACCTGTCCTTCACAGCTGGACCTCTAACTGGGCTTCACACCTTTCCTTCACACATGGGTTTTACACCTGGGTTTCACAGCTGGACCTCTAACTGGGTTGCACACCTTTCCTTCACACCTGGGTTTCACAGCTGGACATCTAACTGGGCTGCACACATGTCCTTGACACCTGAGCTCAATCCCTAAATCAATCCCTTGCTCCTATGGACTCCTTTCcttgaagtgtgcacttgttcagtGAAGGTGTAAGGTTGTATAAACAccactagagagcagtgagatcAGCGAGGGGCTCAATGTGCTGCAGCTACTTCCAAACCAGCGGTAGGTCTACGTTCTGGATCAAAACATCACACTGCACATGTTGAAAACCAGGAAGTACTGGTCCTCATTGACCTTTTACCTAATAGAGAGAAGTGTTGTGTCGCTCTTTTAGGGAAGTgagttgtctgtgttagtgttTTCAGTTTCATacctgtgttagtgttttcagTTTCATACCTGGCAAACTTCGGGATAGGCCAGACATCGGTGGAATAAAACAGTAACCGTGAAATAGAATGGTTTTAATTCCACTTCAAACAGCAGTTAATAAAAAGGAAGTATT comes from Salvelinus fontinalis isolate EN_2023a unplaced genomic scaffold, ASM2944872v1 scaffold_0925, whole genome shotgun sequence and encodes:
- the LOC129847674 gene encoding ubiquitin-associated domain-containing protein 2-like: MFTTTGSRGLDKAPLSKGLLLVLSGLTVVLTLLPQYHHLFTYSLQSITQQHQVWRLVCGRLICLDLKDTFCNSLLIYNFRILERRFGSRKFASFLFGTWVLTALVDFLLAEAFHYLFDYQVAELPAGLLGPVFSLFVPFYSSIPKVPVTQLLGQISITNKSLVYIVGLQVCRVT